A genome region from Anopheles stephensi strain Indian chromosome 2, UCI_ANSTEP_V1.0, whole genome shotgun sequence includes the following:
- the LOC118505256 gene encoding uncharacterized protein LOC118505256 isoform X2 — translation MNWNSGDEPSYDTESGGTLESLRTDLRPQSAQSHEWQHQSGAGSSSDIQLLNDDQEKAILSDLCKTADTGSTPLTTFSYITISTGQLYASADLFKV, via the exons ATGAACTGGAACAGTGGTGACGAGCCGTCCTACGACACTGAATCCGGTGGTACATTGGAGTCTCTTCGGACAGATTTGCGGCCGCAGTCTGCCCAATCGCACGAGTGGCAACACCAAAGCGGAGCAGGATCATCCTCGGACATCCAGCTACTGAACGACGATCAGGAGAAAGCGATTCTGAGCGATCTGTGTAAAACTGCCGACACAGGAAGTACGCCACTGACCACATTTAGCTACATCA CGATTTCCACGGGCCAGCTGTATGCATCAGCAGATTTATTTAAAGTGTAA
- the LOC118505256 gene encoding uncharacterized protein LOC118505256 isoform X1 — MNWNSGDEPSYDTESGGTLESLRTDLRPQSAQSHEWQHQSGAGSSSDIQLLNDDQEKAILSDLCKTADTGSTPLTTFSYISEYICSNNIDIWPGELPSASDACGKISFADHTLGDQRFPRASCMHQQIYLKCKRVLESIIARNDQILAMLRRKQHVNKSPKRLV; from the exons ATGAACTGGAACAGTGGTGACGAGCCGTCCTACGACACTGAATCCGGTGGTACATTGGAGTCTCTTCGGACAGATTTGCGGCCGCAGTCTGCCCAATCGCACGAGTGGCAACACCAAAGCGGAGCAGGATCATCCTCGGACATCCAGCTACTGAACGACGATCAGGAGAAAGCGATTCTGAGCGATCTGTGTAAAACTGCCGACACAGGAAGTACGCCACTGACCACATTTAGCTACATCAGTGAGTACATCTGCTCGAACAACATCGACATATGGCCGGGAGAGTTGCCCAGTGCGTCGGACGCATGTGGGAAGATCAGTTTCGCCGATCATACCCTTGGAGATCAG CGATTTCCACGGGCCAGCTGTATGCATCAGCAGATTTATTTAAAGTGTAAACGGGTGCTAGAGTCGATCATAGCGAGGAACGACCAGATACTGGCAATGCTGCGCAGAAAACAGCACGTGAATAAGTCCCCAAAGCGGTTAGTTTGA